From Phragmites australis chromosome 5, lpPhrAust1.1, whole genome shotgun sequence, a single genomic window includes:
- the LOC133919549 gene encoding E3 ubiquitin-protein ligase Os04g0590900-like, giving the protein MAAVTSSPPAISGPQPTWVPYELTRDCSQGLCSMYCPQWCYFILPPPPPAFDIAGSGGDDSSGPTFSPLVIAIIGVLASAFLLISYYTIISKYCGTFSSLRNRVFGSGRGGGGGDGDGDGGGHGGSRRQDPSNALPPDGLDETLINKITVCKYKRGDGFVDSTDCSVCLGEFRDGESLRLLPKCSHAFHLPCIDTWLKSHSNCPLCRCNIAFVTVGVVSPEPERRAPQEDRRDSHELVLTIDDYSEQAREESQHQNVASGNGGDHQEAPKDCPGRSDEATGIVEIKEDGAPPVRASLSLSDTHREGRMSIADVLQASLEDELMMARENGLLAGSSGSSRRCHGEHSKDSGGRSGWALPDAANPMSTKKLPSVGRSCFSSRSGRGKDLILPM; this is encoded by the coding sequence ATGGCGGCAGTGACCTCTTCTCCTCCAGCAATTTCTGGGCCGCAGCCTACGTGGGTGCCCTATGAGCTAACCAGGGATTGCTCCCAGGGCCTGTGCAGCATGTACTGCCCGCAGTGGTGCTACTTCATCCTCCCGCCCCCGCCACCGGCCTTCGATATCGCCGGCTCTGGCGGCGACGACTCCTCCGGTCCCACCTTCTCGCCTCTCGTCATCGCCATCATCGGTGTGCTCGCCAGCGCCTTCCTCCTCATCAGCTACTACACCATCATCTCCAAGTACTGCGGCACCTTCAGCTCCCTGCGGAACAGGGTTTTTGGCTCCGGCaggggtggcggcggtggcgacggcgacggcgacggcggcggccatggcggttCACGGAGGCAGGATCCGTCGAATGCCTTGCCGCCGGACGGGCTGGACGAGACGCTGATCAACAAGATCACGGTGTGCAAGTACAAGCGCGGCGACGGGTTCGTGGACAGTACGGACTGCTCCGTCTGCCTCGGCGAGTTCCGGGACGGCGAGAGCCTCCGGCTGCTGCCCAAATGCAGCCACGCCTTCCACCTGCCGTGCATCGACACGTGGCTCAAGTCGCATTCCAACTGCCCGCTTTGCCGCTGCAACATCGCGTTCGTCACCGTTGGGGTGGTGTCGCCGGAGCCGGAGCGCCGCGCCCCGCAGGAGGACCGGAGAGACAGCCATGAGCTGGTTCTGACTATAGACGACTACTCGGAACAGGCGCGTGAAGAGTCGCAGCATCAGAATGTGGCGAGTGGCAACGGTGGTGACCACCAGGAGGCGCCGAAAGATTGTCCAGGGAGGTCAGATGAGGCCACTGGCATTGTCGAGATCAAGGAAGACGGGGCGCCGCCGGTGAGGGCGTCGTTGTCGTTGTCAGACACGCACCGTGAAGGCCGCATGTCCATTGCCGACGTGCTGCAGGCCAGCCTAGAAGACGAGCTGATGATGGCCAGGGAGAACGGCCTCCTGGCAGGCTCATCGGGGTCGTCAAGACGGTGTCACGGGGAGCACAGCAAGGACAGCGGCGGCCGCAGCGGCTGGGCATTGCCAGATGCAGCGAACCCCATGTCAACGAAGAAATTGCCGTCGGTTGGGAGGTCGTGCTTCAGCAGCAGGAGTGGCAGGGGAAAGGATTTAATTCTTCCAATGTGA